TGGCTCGCCGCGACGCCGTCTCGGCCGACGGCCGCCTGAGCGGCCGAGGAGCTCGAGTGGACACCTCCATCATCCTCGCGATGACTCTCGCGGCCCTTGTCGGTGTCGCACTCGGGCTCCTCGGCGGCGGGGGCTCCATCCTCACCTTCCCCATCTTCTCCCTCGTCCTGGGCATCGGAACGAGGGAGACGATCGTCTCCTCTCTCTTCGTCGTCGCCATCACCAGCGCCGTCTCCGCCGCCTTCCGTGTGCGCCGACACGAGGTGCGCTGGAAAGTCGCCGGCGTCTTCGCGGCGACCGGCTTGATCGGGGGAATCGGTGGCGGGATGGCTGGTCAGCTGCTACCAGAAACCGTGCTCACCGTTCTGTTCGCGGCGATCATGATCGTCACAGCGATCGCCATGATGCGGCCGCGACGAGAACGCGCGGGGCGCCCTCCGACGCGGCCGGTCGTCCGTGGGATCCGAACGACAGGTACGGGACTCGGCGTGGGAGTCCTCACAGGGGCACTGGGAGCAGGCGGTGGGTTCCTCATCGTCCCCGCCCTCACCTTCCTCGGCCAGCCCATCGCCGCTGCAGTGGGGACATCGCTACTAGTCATCGTCGTGAACTCGTCCGCCGGCTTCCTCACCCAGATCACGACCGTGGCCATCCACTGGCCCATCGTCCTCACCTTCACCGCGCTCGCCGTCGCCGGATCCTTCATCGGTCTGGCACTGTCGCATCGCCTCCCGGCTGCCGGCATCCGCACCGGGTTCGGGGTTCTGGTGCTGGCCGTGGGGCTGACCATGCTCGCCACCCTCATCATTCAGACGCTCTCCGCCTGACCACCACCAGAAAGAAGCCGATGCCTCACGCGACCGACACCGCGCCCCGCGCCGGGGAACACGTCGACGGATACGAGGTGCCCGTCCTCGACGAGCACGCCGTCCGCATCGCCGCCGGCATCCTCCTCGCCATAGGCATCACCGCTCTTACCATCACGCTCGCCTCCGACAGCATCAGGCCGCTGCAGATGTTCGGCATGTTCTTCCTCCTCGACATGACGACGCGCGTACTCATCAGCGACCGGCTGTCCCTCACTCTCGCCCTCGGCCGTGCTCTGACACGCCGCCGCCGTCGGCACTGGGTAGGCGCGCCGCAGAAGGTCTTCGCCTGGTGGCTCGCCCTCGGTCTCGCTGCTATCTCGTGCGTGACGATGCGCGCTGGAATGGTCCCGCTACCCGTGACTCTCGGGCTCTGCGGACCCTGCTTCACAGTCCTGCTCCTAGAAGCCACCCTCGGGTGGTGCGCGGGATGTGCCCTGCACCAACGCTTCAGTAGGCAGCCCACCCGCCACTGCGCCAACGGCGCCTGCGACCGCTGACACCCTCGCTCCCTCACAACGAAAGGACGCACATGCGCCGCCTCACCCTCACCACCCTCGCCGTCATCACCGCACTCACGCTCACCTCCTGCGCCAGCACACCCACACCACAGGCCGACCTCGACCCCGACGCGGTCATCATCGACGTGCGCACCCCCGCCGAGCACGCGACCGGCCACCTCGACGGCGCCCTCCTGCTCGACGTCACGGGCGGCGACCTCCAAGCTGCGCTGCCGGACCTCGACCCCGAAGCCACCTACCTCGTCTACTGCCGTTCAGGTAACCGGGCAGGAGTCGCCATCGACCTGATGAAGCAGGCCGGCTTCACCGACCTCCTCAACCTCGGCTCCCTGGAAGACGCCGCCGCCACGACAGGCCTCCCCGTCGTGCAGCCCTGAGACGTACGTGCTCGCCCCCACGAGCACGTACCTGCGTGCACAGCACGCCACCGCATCGCTCGAGCGCTGCCTCGCGATGCACAGGCGGGGCGGGGTCCCCAGATACCCGCCCCGCCTGTTCAAGCCTGCTCGCCTTAGCCCACCGAAAACGATCGTTATCGGCAGCCCCGCCGACGTCGACGACCAAGTGCACGACACGCCGAGAAATGACCCGCCGAAACCCCCTGCCGAAACCCAACCGCGCCGAAACATCGGCGGTACCGTTTTCGGCATGGCACACGAAGTCGGCTACGCCTGAGTCTCCAAGCGCGAGCAGAACCGCGCCCGTAGTGGCTCGCCTGTCTCGAGTACCTGCGTCCGGGGGTAGCCTCAAAGTGCGCCGCGTCGACCGTCTCGCTGGCAGTGAGCACATCCCGATCGAGACGTTGCAGGAGCTCGACGCCCGACAGGTGAACATCGTCAGCCTCACCGAGCCGACGATCGACACCGCGACACCGATGGGTCGCGTCCTCTACGGCATCGTCGCAGTGTTTGCGCAGCTCCGCGTCGACACCATCCGAGACAACACAACCCGCGGCCTGGATTACGCCCGCAGCCAGGGCCGCGTCGGCGGCCGGCCAAGCGTCACCATACCCGAGCGGATCGGAACAGCCGAGCGCATGCGGGCCGAGCAGTACAGCTGGGCGAGCATCTCCCGCGTGCTGGGAGTCGGAGCCACCAGCGTGCGCCGAGCCCTCAACCGATAACGGTATCTATCACCCCTGATAGAATGGCCTATCGGAGGTGGCCGCCATGACGATCGCGGAGGTTCCGCCCGAGGCGCGTGCGGCAGTGCTCGCGCGCCGCCGGAAGGAGATGGTCGAGCTGGACTACCGGCGCGAGCTGCGCCGCCTGGATCAGCACGGATACAGTCAGCGGGAGATTGCCAAGTGGCTCGGGATCGCGCAGCCGTCGGTGCTCAGCGCGCTCCGCACCGCGGCGAAGGTGACGATGCCGCTGGACGGATTCTCCGGCGCGACCCCCTACGAGATTTGCCAGCGCTACGCCGCCGATTTCATTGACCGGGCGAAGCTCGTCGACGAGCTCACGCGATTCCCCTACGTGAAGGGCGTGCAGACGGACGGGTATGACTCGCTGATCGTCGACCCGGACGGCACCTGGTCGGAGGTCGGAGACGCCGTACGCCGCGGGCTCATCGAGGACGAGGTCTGCGAGGAAGTCTGCAACCGCCGACACGGTATCGCGGTGGCTCGTGCAGAGCACGCCGACACCTAGGCCACCGCGGCTCCTGCGCAGCGCCCCGATACCACTCTCCACAGCCCGTCAGGATTCCCTGTTGGGTAGTGGCGCAGTGTCCGGTTTGGCTGTGCTCGTTCAGGTTTCATTCGGTCGCGGATCCGCCGTCTCTCTTGGGGACGGTGAGGTTCGGCATCCGGGCGCCTTCCTCTACTGGATTTCCTTTACTGCTTTGTTGTGCGTACAACCAGGCCGGCGGCGACGAGCTCGTCGATCGCTGCGTGGATGTCCTTCGAGTCCTCGAATGCGTCCTCAAACGGGTTGAGTGGCCGACCCTGTGTCGAGAGCACTAGGGCATACAGTGCCTTCGCCGTGAGAGACAGCGAAGGGCCGTTGAGCACGGCGTCGGGAATGGCCGAGTCGTTGGGGTCATCGCTCACCGGGCGAAGGCCGAGTGCGAGGATCCATTCTTCGGCGTCAGGCATGGGCTCAGGGTACTGGTCGGTCGTTGGGATGTCATTGGTAAGCGGACGGGAGTACGATGACTCCCGTCCGCTTGGCTGGATGGTCAGCGGGTGACTCCGGTTCCGGCGTACGAGGCCGGTTCCGCTACCGGCCCCGAAGCTTCTGCTGCGGGGCCGTTAGCTTTTGGGGCGCGGTTGATGGTCGCGTCGGTGAACCGCAGGGATGCGCCGACGTTGTCGGCGACGACGTCGCGGGTCTCGCGTGTCTGGCCGCTGTCCTTGTCGGTGTACGTGCCGAAGCGGAGGTCTCCGACGACGATCGCGGCGTCGCCCTTGTGGAGCGAGTCGGTCACGTGGCGGGCCTGCTGGTTGAACACGACGACCCGGTGGAACACCGTGCCGGCGTCTTCCCAGCGTCCGGTGTCCTCGTTGAGGCGACGGTCGTTGACCGCGAGTGAGAACCGGGCGTACTCGTTGCCTGATTCTCCGGTGCCGTGTTCCGGGTCGGCGGTGAGGTTGCCCTCCAGCGTGACCGGGATCTTGGTGGTCATCTCCTTCTTCCTTTCGTCAGGGACACCTGGTGGCGTCCTCATTGTGCGTGGCCCTGGCTGGCCCACGCCGTCCATTCCTGCTCGTCAGTGACGTCCGTCCAGGTGCGGGGTTTGGCGGGTTTGTGCCCGTTGTTGCATCCGCCGCCATATGCCCTCGCGAGTCGGGGGGTGGCGATGGCGAGTCGTTCGTGCCAACCGATAGGTCCGAATCCGGCGTCGCTGGAATCGAACGCGGCGACGTGTGCGGTGTGGAGGGCGGAGAGCTCTTCGACGAGGTGGCCGTGTTTCCACCAGCAAGTGGGGACGACGCTGAGGGGGATGTTGTAGCGGACCGTGAACCACTCGACCCATGCCCGCAGGACGTTCCATCGCTCGGCGGCTTCGTCGGCTGTGAGTTCTCGCCAGTTGGTGACGAGTCCGCCGATCGGGGCGGATCCGCCGTGCCGGGAGTGCGGGTCGAAGCCGCTAAGTTC
This is a stretch of genomic DNA from Microbacterium sp. YJN-G. It encodes these proteins:
- a CDS encoding sulfite exporter TauE/SafE family protein, which produces MDTSIILAMTLAALVGVALGLLGGGGSILTFPIFSLVLGIGTRETIVSSLFVVAITSAVSAAFRVRRHEVRWKVAGVFAATGLIGGIGGGMAGQLLPETVLTVLFAAIMIVTAIAMMRPRRERAGRPPTRPVVRGIRTTGTGLGVGVLTGALGAGGGFLIVPALTFLGQPIAAAVGTSLLVIVVNSSAGFLTQITTVAIHWPIVLTFTALAVAGSFIGLALSHRLPAAGIRTGFGVLVLAVGLTMLATLIIQTLSA
- a CDS encoding DUF4395 domain-containing protein, whose product is MPHATDTAPRAGEHVDGYEVPVLDEHAVRIAAGILLAIGITALTITLASDSIRPLQMFGMFFLLDMTTRVLISDRLSLTLALGRALTRRRRRHWVGAPQKVFAWWLALGLAAISCVTMRAGMVPLPVTLGLCGPCFTVLLLEATLGWCAGCALHQRFSRQPTRHCANGACDR
- a CDS encoding rhodanese-like domain-containing protein: MRRLTLTTLAVITALTLTSCASTPTPQADLDPDAVIIDVRTPAEHATGHLDGALLLDVTGGDLQAALPDLDPEATYLVYCRSGNRAGVAIDLMKQAGFTDLLNLGSLEDAAATTGLPVVQP
- a CDS encoding recombinase family protein; this encodes MRRVDRLAGSEHIPIETLQELDARQVNIVSLTEPTIDTATPMGRVLYGIVAVFAQLRVDTIRDNTTRGLDYARSQGRVGGRPSVTIPERIGTAERMRAEQYSWASISRVLGVGATSVRRALNR
- a CDS encoding helix-turn-helix domain-containing protein, with the protein product MTIAEVPPEARAAVLARRRKEMVELDYRRELRRLDQHGYSQREIAKWLGIAQPSVLSALRTAAKVTMPLDGFSGATPYEICQRYAADFIDRAKLVDELTRFPYVKGVQTDGYDSLIVDPDGTWSEVGDAVRRGLIEDEVCEEVCNRRHGIAVARAEHADT
- a CDS encoding single-stranded DNA-binding protein, whose product is MTTKIPVTLEGNLTADPEHGTGESGNEYARFSLAVNDRRLNEDTGRWEDAGTVFHRVVVFNQQARHVTDSLHKGDAAIVVGDLRFGTYTDKDSGQTRETRDVVADNVGASLRFTDATINRAPKANGPAAEASGPVAEPASYAGTGVTR